In Mycobacterium sp. JS623, one genomic interval encodes:
- a CDS encoding CDP-diacylglycerol diphosphatase, which produces MNRRRWFLLASALIVLTAGVTAAQANADPNALWTIVHDQCVPDQLASGDPAPCARVDIGAGEQRGSAVLKDLVGATQFLLIPTERIPGIESPTLLEPDAPNFFAAAWDARSFVNARAGIDIPRDWMSLAINSAVARSQNQLHIHIDCVRADIRETVNRRIADVGPDWAPFPEPLRGHPYQAMAVEGDTFDVTNPVQLLAKRADDMGLETLVVIGAYLPDGRPGFVLLASRADPAAGNPGAGEELQDHTACPPPRGQWAK; this is translated from the coding sequence GTGAATCGTCGGCGGTGGTTCCTGCTTGCTTCAGCACTCATCGTCTTGACGGCGGGGGTGACGGCCGCGCAGGCGAACGCCGATCCGAACGCTCTGTGGACGATCGTGCACGACCAGTGCGTGCCTGATCAGCTGGCGAGCGGCGATCCTGCCCCGTGCGCGCGGGTGGACATCGGCGCGGGGGAGCAGCGCGGCTCGGCGGTCCTCAAGGACCTCGTCGGCGCGACGCAGTTCCTGCTGATCCCGACGGAGCGGATCCCGGGTATCGAGAGCCCCACGCTTCTCGAGCCGGATGCTCCCAACTTCTTCGCAGCAGCTTGGGACGCAAGGAGTTTCGTCAACGCACGGGCAGGGATTGACATTCCACGCGATTGGATGAGCCTTGCCATCAACTCCGCTGTGGCGCGATCGCAAAACCAGCTGCACATCCACATCGACTGCGTCCGCGCCGATATCCGGGAGACGGTGAACCGCCGGATCGCCGACGTCGGGCCGGACTGGGCGCCGTTTCCCGAGCCATTGAGAGGACATCCGTATCAAGCGATGGCGGTTGAGGGCGACACCTTCGACGTGACGAATCCGGTTCAGCTGCTTGCCAAACGAGCCGACGACATGGGGCTCGAGACGCTCGTTGTGATTGGTGCGTATCTGCCCGACGGACGGCCAGGCTTCGTCCTGCTCGCGAGTCGCGCAGATCCGGCTGCGGGCAATCCGGGCGCCGGCGAGGAGCTGCAGGACCACACCGCCTGCCCGCCGCCCCGAGGGCAGTGGGCCAAGTAG
- a CDS encoding SRPBCC family protein — protein sequence MQSYTVRFHIDAPPKRVWRVLHPPAPPNAPKPRVLKWPTGSMEILHEGDEAGEGLVRTCIFEVPKYLLSGGKGRSFETVTEGKLNKLSRYVAVGAPLWSRAEGYHELEEQPDGTTILTFHETYHAYNPVLRFLLERPVHAKISRDNLDTYEHALGFAGRVTRLT from the coding sequence ATGCAGTCCTACACAGTGCGATTCCATATCGACGCACCGCCGAAACGGGTATGGCGGGTACTGCATCCCCCGGCGCCTCCCAACGCTCCTAAACCGCGAGTCCTCAAATGGCCCACCGGCAGCATGGAAATCCTTCATGAAGGCGACGAGGCCGGCGAAGGTTTGGTGCGCACCTGCATCTTCGAGGTGCCCAAGTACCTGCTGTCGGGCGGCAAGGGCCGGTCGTTTGAAACCGTGACCGAAGGCAAGCTCAACAAACTGTCGCGGTACGTCGCGGTGGGCGCGCCACTGTGGTCGCGCGCGGAGGGCTACCACGAACTCGAGGAACAGCCCGACGGTACAACGATTCTCACGTTCCACGAGACCTACCACGCCTACAACCCCGTGCTGAGGTTCCTGCTCGAACGTCCCGTGCACGCGAAGATTTCGCGCGACAACCTCGACACGTACGAGCATGCGCTGGGCTTCGCTGGCCGTGTCACCCGCCTGACCTAG
- a CDS encoding nitroreductase family protein, which yields MDISSVDELLTTTRSVRKRLDLTRPVDRDVILECLRLAMQAPTASNAQDWRWVVVTDADKRAAIAEIYRSIGADYLAQAASTASDAQTRRVYESALGLTETLGRVPVHVIPCLEGRFDGTNQLVAASAWASIIPAGWSFLLALRSRGLGSVWTTMHLAKEREVGELLGIPDTVTQAALFPVAYTIGTDFRPASRPPAESMTFWNTWGEP from the coding sequence GTGGACATCTCCTCGGTCGACGAGCTGCTCACCACCACCCGGTCGGTGCGCAAACGCCTCGACCTGACCCGGCCGGTCGATCGTGACGTGATTCTCGAGTGCTTGCGGCTCGCGATGCAGGCCCCTACCGCGAGCAATGCGCAGGACTGGCGCTGGGTGGTCGTCACCGATGCGGACAAGCGCGCCGCTATCGCTGAGATCTACCGCAGCATCGGAGCGGACTACCTCGCTCAGGCCGCCTCGACTGCATCCGATGCCCAGACCCGGCGGGTCTATGAGAGCGCACTCGGGCTGACCGAAACACTGGGCCGGGTGCCTGTTCATGTAATCCCTTGTCTGGAAGGCCGTTTCGACGGAACTAACCAGCTGGTCGCGGCGTCGGCGTGGGCGTCGATCATCCCTGCGGGATGGAGTTTCCTGCTGGCACTGCGATCACGCGGCCTGGGATCGGTCTGGACGACGATGCACTTGGCCAAGGAGCGCGAAGTCGGCGAGCTGCTCGGGATACCCGACACCGTGACGCAGGCGGCGCTGTTTCCGGTTGCCTACACGATCGGCACCGACTTCCGGCCGGCCTCGCGGCCGCCCGCGGAGAGCATGACGTTCTGGAACACCTGGGGAGAACCGTAA